The nucleotide window AATGCCAAAGGTTTTGCTTATTTAATTATGACCGAGGACGAGAATTTTCCCTTCATCAAAAACAATACGCCGGAAGAAAATGTTTCGGAAAGCAACCGCGTTCCTGAGAGAACACCAAACCAAACGATCTACATCAGTGCCGGAAAAAAAGACAAGGTGAACAAAGTGGACATCGTAGGTTACCTCATCAAAAAAGGAGAGCTTGAAAAAGATGACATCGGTCTGATAGAAGTGAAAGACACCACTTCCTACGTTGCTGTCAATCGTAAAAAGACGATTGAACTGCTGAAAAAACTAGCCAACGAAAAACTGAAAGGCAAGAAAGTAAAAATAGAGATCGCTTATTGATAAGCGATCTTTTTTATTGAATTCCAGTAACATTCATCGGCAAAACATAAACAGAATTTGAAGCCGTGATAAACAAAGTTGAATGGTCTTTTCCACCAAAAGTCACATTAGAGGTCCACTCTTCATCAATCGGAATATTGGTTAATTTTTCACCTTTATTATTGAAGATCGTTACACCTTTTCCTGTTAAATAGAGGTTTCCTTGATTATCGAGCGTCATTCCGTCCGAACCCATTTCGCAGAACAATCTTTTTTCGGAAAGTTTGCCTTTGCCAAGAATGTCGTAAACATAGGTTTTTCCAGCATCGATATCAGAAACATACAGTTTTTTCAGTTTTTGAGAACCGACGATACCGTTTGGCTGGACAAATGTTTCCAGTTTTGTGATCGTTCCATTTTCATTTCGGTAATAAAGACTCTTCTCTGGGATCTCTACTTTGAAGTCTTTCCAATAATCCCTTTCGTACAAAGGATCTGTGAAATAGATGCCACCAAATTTGTCGATCCAAAGGTCATTGGGACCATTTAGCCTTTTGCCTTCAAAACCTTGTGATAAAACCTGGACCTCCTTATTCTTATTGATCTTCCAGATCTCGCCGTTGTCATCCGAACAAGTGATCAGGTTATCGTCTTTATCAAAATAAGTTCCGTTGGCTCTGCCTGTTTTGGCAAGAAACATCTCCACGTTGTTGGTTTTCCAGTTCCAGAAATAGATCTTGTCATTCGGTTGATCGGTGAAAAACACATTTCCCTCTTTGTCAGATGCAGGACCTTCGGTAAAAGTAAATTGACTCGAAAGCAATGTCGGTGGCACTGCAAATAATTTCCCACCTGTATTCTGAACTTTACAGCTCACCAAAATCAACAAAAATGCCGCATAACCCAATTTCCAAAAACTTTTCATATGTTGATATTTATTGTTTTTATTTACCATATGCGATCGCTGTATCGTTATCGTCGTTTGTATTTTCTAATAATGGCGATTTCATAATGTAAATTCTAAAGTTGCAAGTTACAATTTGTGTAAAAGAATTAAAAATAATTATCTTTGAAAACTCGATACAAAGAATGAAACTTAATCTTCCTGACAAACTCTATTATTCGATTGGCGAAGTCGCAAAAGCTTTCGACGTCAACACTTCACTGATCCGCTATTGGGAACAGGAATTCCCTATCATCAAACCGAAGAAAAACAAAAAGGGAAACCGCTACTTCACACCTTCCGACATCGAGAATTTGAAGATCATCTACCACCTGGTGAAAGAGAAAGGTTACACTTTGGATGGCGCAAGAGTGGCACTGACAACCAACACGAAGATCTCGGAAACCATCACCATCATTGACCGATTGGAATTCATCAAAGCAGAACTTCTGAAGCTTAAAAATTCCCTAAACGACTAGTTTAAAGTTTTTTTTATTCAATTAACAAATATTTGATTCATTTTATTTAACTTTGGTTAAAACACAAAGATGAATCAGAAATTACCTTTCCAGATCCGGAAAAGGCAGCTTCTCAGCCTTGCTATTTTCGGGATTCTCATTATTTTTTCGCAGTTTGCTTTTTCTATTTATAAAAAGAATCAGCACTACGAAAAACCTCAAATTACTTTCATCACCCAAAAAGTTGAAGAAATCATCCTCACTGAATTCAATCCAAATGACCTGGATGAAAATCAGTGGAAGCATCTTGGTTTCAGCGAAAAGCAAATCAAAACCATTTTGAAATATAAGGAAGTGGTTGGTGGAAATTTCAAATCCAAAGAACAATTCAAAAGATGTTACGCGCTGACTCCAGAGAAATATGAACAGCTGAAAAATTACATCTTGCTTCCTGAAACTAACCTTGAAGCTAAAAAAGAAAACTTCAGTTTTAAAACTTTTGAGAAGAAAAAGCTGAATATCACAGGGAAATTCAATCCAGATCTATATTTTGAAAAAGACTGGGAAAAACTAGGGTTTTCTGAGAAACAAGCGGCGGCAATCTTGAAATATAAAAATTATCTCGGCGGCAGTTTTATCAGTAAAGAAAAGCTGAAGGAATGCTTTATGATCAACGATGAACAGTTTGCACAAATGTCACCTTATCTGATTTTGCCAGCAAGAACGCCAGAAAATTTGGTGGCAAAGTTTGAGAAAAAGAAAGAGAAAGAAACCTTTAAGATCACGCACCATTTTGACCCAAATGAATTGAATCTTGAGCAATGGCAAGCTTTGGGATTTTCTGAGAAACAAGCTGCTTCTATCCTGAATTATAAAAACAAAATTTTGCGCGGAACTTTCAAATCATTAGAAGACATCCAAAAATGCTATATGATCTCGCCCGAAAAATTCGAAGAGATGAAGCCTTGGATCAAACTTTCTGTTCCTGACAAAACGACGGAAGAAAAGCCGGTGCTTGCGGAGAAGACAGATTTTAGTAAAATAAATCTGAATGAGATCACCTTCAAACAATTACGAGAATATGGTTTTACTGAAAAAGATGCTGCAGGCATATTAGCTTTCAGAAAGAAACTTGGCGGTTTCATCAACAAAAATCAATTGCTGGAAACCTATGAAATCGAAAGAGCTTTGGGCGAGAAACTGATCTATACTGCAAAATTAGACAACTCGAACGTCGCAAAATATTCTTTATCAAACGCTCCTGAAGATTGGCTAAAGAAACACCCTTATTTTAAGTTCTCTGCCGATAGGATAATCTATTATCGAATCACCAATCCGGAAGACAAAAAGATCTGGAAATTTTTGAAATTAAAACCGGAGTATGAAGAAAAGATGAGACTTTATATTATTAATGATAAATGATGGTTGATAGTTGATAGTTGATAGTTGATAGTTGATAGTTGATAGTTGATAGTTGATAGTTGATAGTTGAAAATTAATCACAAAAAATCTCGCAGATTTAGTAAATTCAGCAAATGATTATTTTAAAAAAAAACTGCAAAATCAGCCAAATCTGCGAGAAATAGATCATTTTCAATTTGATAATTATTAATCAAACGTTTTGCTGGAATCTTCTAATAATCCGTTCAGTTCGGTCATTTCTTCTGTTGTCAAGTCTCTCCATTTTCCCACTGGCAAATCGAGTTTGATGTTCATAATTCTAACTCGTTTCAGTTTCTTAACTTCGTAATCCAAATGTTCACACATTCTTCGGATTTGTCGGTTGAGACCTTGTGTTAGGACGATTCGGAAATTCATCGTATCGATTTTTTCTACTTCGCACTTTTTGGTTATGGTGTCCAGAATTGGAACACCATTTCTCATTTTCTCAAGAAATTTT belongs to Chryseobacterium sp. KACC 21268 and includes:
- a CDS encoding SMP-30/gluconolactonase/LRE family protein — encoded protein: MKSFWKLGYAAFLLILVSCKVQNTGGKLFAVPPTLLSSQFTFTEGPASDKEGNVFFTDQPNDKIYFWNWKTNNVEMFLAKTGRANGTYFDKDDNLITCSDDNGEIWKINKNKEVQVLSQGFEGKRLNGPNDLWIDKFGGIYFTDPLYERDYWKDFKVEIPEKSLYYRNENGTITKLETFVQPNGIVGSQKLKKLYVSDIDAGKTYVYDILGKGKLSEKRLFCEMGSDGMTLDNQGNLYLTGKGVTIFNNKGEKLTNIPIDEEWTSNVTFGGKDHSTLFITASNSVYVLPMNVTGIQ
- a CDS encoding MerR family transcriptional regulator codes for the protein MKLNLPDKLYYSIGEVAKAFDVNTSLIRYWEQEFPIIKPKKNKKGNRYFTPSDIENLKIIYHLVKEKGYTLDGARVALTTNTKISETITIIDRLEFIKAELLKLKNSLND
- a CDS encoding helix-hairpin-helix domain-containing protein; translation: MNQKLPFQIRKRQLLSLAIFGILIIFSQFAFSIYKKNQHYEKPQITFITQKVEEIILTEFNPNDLDENQWKHLGFSEKQIKTILKYKEVVGGNFKSKEQFKRCYALTPEKYEQLKNYILLPETNLEAKKENFSFKTFEKKKLNITGKFNPDLYFEKDWEKLGFSEKQAAAILKYKNYLGGSFISKEKLKECFMINDEQFAQMSPYLILPARTPENLVAKFEKKKEKETFKITHHFDPNELNLEQWQALGFSEKQAASILNYKNKILRGTFKSLEDIQKCYMISPEKFEEMKPWIKLSVPDKTTEEKPVLAEKTDFSKINLNEITFKQLREYGFTEKDAAGILAFRKKLGGFINKNQLLETYEIERALGEKLIYTAKLDNSNVAKYSLSNAPEDWLKKHPYFKFSADRIIYYRITNPEDKKIWKFLKLKPEYEEKMRLYIINDK